The proteins below come from a single Cricetulus griseus strain 17A/GY chromosome 6, alternate assembly CriGri-PICRH-1.0, whole genome shotgun sequence genomic window:
- the LOC100772700 gene encoding uncharacterized protein C2orf78 homolog, translated as MSDNFQSAPFYGTECALRHSVPVLRNYTPSAGIVCNFSRVSTPAVSSAWPLPSDPSTCCQQLMDSDYLYHRAGTTMLTTLTEQNQISTLALSYPGALPRDLTGSTDRKDFTVAITDQNATLSSWSMTAWCDNILDLNALVSSCPTVSANYLQATLPHIWNQGYSLAPSYQEGSQVNYYAHNRQGHLMDGEIRQCLQAYGSLSYSGSQASALQPETMMVFKEIQPMNVPTPFSTSAIYCPRSAPAMSDTTLQVVDMETSLGLTPPGQTLCLLQSPELCNACTQDVLIRKPPVFGDSSLTAPILSPSKFLTLPLAPSLEQTENNNMDEMTAEPLLPMKAYECIKENQDASLLPLAHPDMQQPLNYTDDGSRRRELASDNSTLGSTSLGLEEPGTLRSVMVSSIDFEDMTTLVSDIQLPQLLNSLTDLVQYEDPPTTQSKDFRVFRRDQVQENSSSSIFTYKEVHRNDQKASDLLRGVPQARIQCQVLLEGEEALGIARASEGAIDNMAKHLDGTAQKYAHSRPRIFRAQGQDKTKRTRENKTKKSGKLKPSCSRVKVEDKLSILKTKRKRNPPEFSQGSFKKPRTHLGMHMLEAVQVFHPLGKKSDKKTGISSSQSLPNLSSSQDPNTGPATKSKVDVPCDGRGPAKTQGNAHRPESSAHKECPSPSPSLYELPPPGKVKLVPLPFPDLVKPQPRPRSRKLLSLASRKPTAAYAVRPHSHWAQSNTLKPSQPAPASISVMASDKTAGLTATSATPPNVTHSFLSCMRPQAAVPEPGPYRVSSHTSLKRELVSAARNKATSPPKPQTQYLLQDFSHHPIPWRNVDIPGPVISQPITAQQRPEREAMKRWAQWERQNAAKCTSQDKLHVFLHREKEMEIARYYGYAM; from the exons ATGTCAG ATAATTTCCAAAGCGCACCATTCTATGGGACAGAATGTGCTCTGAGGCACTCTGTGCCTGTGCTGAGGAATTACACACCCTCAGCAGGAATTGTGTGCAACTTCTCCAGGGTCTCCACCCCAGCTGTGAGTTCTGCATGGCCCCTGCCATCAGACCCCAGCACTTGTTGCCAGCAGCTCATGGACAGTGACTACCTTTACCATCGAGCTGGCACGACCATGCTGACTACACTGACTGAGCAGAATCAGATTTCTACCTTGGCACTCTCCTATCCAGGTGCTCTCCCGAGGGATCTCACAGGAAGCACTGACAGGAAGGACTTCACTGTAGCTATCACTGACCAGAATGCCACCCTCTCCTCCTGGTCCATGACAGCCTGGTGTGATAATATTTTAGATCTCAATGCTTTGGTCTCTTCCTGTCCAACAGTGTCTGCCAACTATCTTCAGGCAACATTGCCACATATATGGAATCAAGGATATAGCCTGGCACCTTCCTATCAGGAGGGCAGCCAGGTCAATTACTATGCCCACAATAGACAGGGACACCTGATGGATGGAGAAATCAGGCAGTGCCTGCAGGCCTATGGCTCTTTGTCCTACTCTGGGAGTCAGGCCTCTGCCCTGCAACCAGAGACGATGATGGTGTTCAAGGAGATTCAGCCAATGAATGTCCCAACACCTTTTTCCACCTCTGCCATCTACTGTCCCAGGTCTGCACCAGCCATGTCAGACACCACTCTTCAAG TGGTGGATATGGAGACATCTCTGGGATTGACACCTCCAGGCCAGACACTCTGTCTCCTGCAGAGTCCAGAGCTCTGCAATGCCTGCACACAGGATGTCCTGATAAGGAAACCACCCGTCTTTGGGGACAGCTCATTGACTGCCCCCATCCTAAGTCCTTCGAAATTCTTGACATTGCCTCTGGCTCCAAGCCTGGAACAAACAGAGAATAACAATATGGATGAGATGACTGCAGAGCCATTGCTGCCTATGAAGGCCTATGAGTgcattaaagaaaaccaagatgcATCACTCCTCCCCTTAGCACACCCTGACATGCAGCAGCCCCTGAACTACACTGATGATGGAAGCCGAAGGCGGGAGCTAGCTTCTGATAATTCCACCTTGGGAAGCACTAGCCTTGGTCTGGAAGAGCCAGGGACTCTGCGGAGTGTCATGGTGTCCAGCATTGATTTTGAAGACATGACTACCCTTGTGTCAGACATTCAACTTCCCCAACTCTTAAACTCCCTCACTGACCTTGTCCAATATGAAGATCCCCCAACAACACAATCGAAAGACTTCAGAGTCTTCAGGAGGGATCAGGTCCAGGAAAACTCCAGCAGCAGCATCTTCACATACAAAGAGGTGCACAGGAACGATCAGAAAGCCTCTGATCTGCTTCGTGGAGTTCCTCAGGCCAGAATCCAGTGCCAAGTTCTGTTAGAGGGAGAAGAGGCTCTAGGCATTGCTAGGGCCAGTGAAGGGGCTATTGACAACATGGCCAAGCACTTGGATGGCACAGCTCAGAAATATGCGCACAGCAGGCCCAGGATATTTAGGGCACAGGGCCAAGACAAGACCAAGAGaaccagagaaaacaaaaccaagaaatctGGGAAGCTGAAGCCATCTTGTTCTAGAGTCAAGGTTGAAGACAAGCTCAGCATCCTCAAGaccaagaggaagaggaatcCACCTGAATTCAGCCAGGGCAGCTTTAAAAAGCCTCGCACTCACCTCGGCATGCACATGCTGGAGGCAgtgcaggtctttcacccactgggaaagaagagtgacaagAAAACAGGCATCTCCTCCTCCCAGAGTCTGCCGAACTTGAGCAGCAGCCAAGATCCGAACACAGGCCCAGCCACCAAATCAAAGGTGGATGTGCCATGTGATGGCCGAGGGCCTGCCAAAACCCAGGGCAATGCTCACAGACCAGAGAGTAGTGCTCACAAGGAatgtccttctccttctccatccctGTATGAGCTGCCCCCACCTGGGAAGGTCAAGTTAGTACCTCTGCCTTTCCCAGACCTGGTAAAGCCTCAACCCAGACCACGTTCCAGAAAGCTTCTCTCCCTGGCTTCACGCAAGCCCACTGCAGCTTATGCTGTGAGGCCACATTCCCACTGGGCTCAGTCTAACACACTCAAGCCTTCCCAACCAGCTCCTGCCAGCATATCTGTGATGGCCTCTGACAAGACAGCTGGGCTGACTGCCACCAGTGCCACACCACCTAATGTAACACACAGCTTCCTTTCTTGCATGAGGCCTCAGGCAGCTGTCCCTGAGCCTGGCCCCTATAGAGTATCATCTCATACTTCACTCAAGAGGGAGCTTGTCTCTGCTGCCAGGAACAAGGCCACATCACCCCCCAAACCTCAAACTCAATATCTGCTGCAAGACTTCAGTCACCATCCAATTCCATGGAGGAACGTCGACATTCCAGGGCCAGTCATCTCACAGCCCATCACAGcacagcagaggccagagagggaggCCATGAAGAGGTGGGCTCAATGGGAACGACAGAATGCTGCCAAGTGCACCTCTCAGGACAAACTGCACGTTTTCCTTcacagggagaaggaaatggaaattgcTCGATATTATGGCTATGCAATGTAA